Sequence from the Astatotilapia calliptera unplaced genomic scaffold, fAstCal1.2 U_scaffold_53, whole genome shotgun sequence genome:
agcttaacttctgtctcgctagcttgccctgcgctcttccttctgacgatgctgtctgtgttgagcgctcagtggatctgcgctggacagtgcagcctaggcggagtagtcgaacacagattcactgagcgctcaacacagacagcatcgacagaaggaaaattgataaaataaattacaaatgttgtattgttcgatacatatgcgtaccgaaccgaaagcactgtatcgaacagttcaatatcgatacgaatatcgttgcacccctaatatatatatatatatatatatatatatatatatatatatacatatatatatatatacatatatatatatatatataaaatgctcCCTAACTGCTGATAATTTTTGATGGCACCATCATGTGCTTACAATCTCCTTGCAAGCTCATGATGATTCTCAGAATCAGCTCAGATCcagttctgtcatggtccgggtgtgtgccagtgtgtctcCCTCCGAGCCGGCGTCTCCACCCCTGGGAGGGGcctcagtgtttttgctgatCGCTTACATCTGTGGGTAATAGTTGGGTTGCGGTCACGTGGTTCTGATGACGTGCGGAGGCAGCGCGATTTTTGAGTGGAGGGCGGAagtaaacatggaggacactgTGGAGAGTCAGGAGAGCAGCTATTGTGCAACTTTAGACCCCGTTTCTCGGGAGAGATATAAACAgatagttaaaaaatatatcggaCGTGATCCGTATTCTTTGAAAATGTCCGAATACACCACAGAAGTAAAGGATTTGCCTACTATCGAGGCTGTGGATATCACCAACTACTTGGTCCTCCAGACTTCTTACTACACTAGGCAgcaaatgaaagctttcaaGAGTCTGGAGGCgtacaattttttttgtcagcGGGTGGGTCCACAACCTTGGAACAAAACGTCTCCGTGATGGATACAGTTTGGTGTTTGCAAGGGTGAGTGTTTGTTCTTATATTGCTTTATCTTAAACACGCTAACAGTTAGCGGTAGCGGCTTTAACGTCAACAAACATGCCACATCCTTAGGACTTCGTTAGagtgacagttgtttgtttCAAGGTAAACCATTCTCAGCGGTCTAACGAGACACCTCTGAAGACTTGGGTAATTGCAAAGGAGGATGGAGAAGTGATTGCAGCTCATTGCAATTGTATGGCAGGGTTAGTAGCCTAATTAAGTAGGATGTTATTGCAatgagaacacacacatacacacacacacacacacacacacacacacacatatacgcaTAGGGCACTGCTAGCATTTTGCAGGTGTACTTCAGTAGTAGTGGGGAGagagtgttttcttttagcTAAGAATTCATCAGCTAAGAATTTGTGTGATTGCCTTAGATCCCTCATGACACTCAGATGCATTTTTCAGATAGAGGGTAGAACTATTCAGTCATGTCATCACCTAGATAATGATTTCTCTATAGGCTGTTGAGAAAGAGTTAATGAATAAACATGTTACTTCAAATAAAGTGCCATTGCACATTAGTATTAGTAAGCTATGCATCATCAAAATGTACTGTAAATATTGCATTTCATGTTAAAAAGATTATGTGCTCTATTTCCAGACTATCAGAATCATGCTCGCACGTTGGAGCTGTTCTTTTTGCAGTTGAAGCTGGGGTGAAAATGAGAGCGACATGCACATCAGAGCAGTGCAAGTGGCTGATGCCATCTCATGTTAAAAAGGTAAgccaaaaagcaaaatgtagGATAAAGAATGTTATATTGGGACTTCATGTGACAGTAGGATAAAATATCTTCCCCTATACTGCTACCTTGTCGTGGTGGGGAAGCTTGAGTGCCTCAATGACCCTGTAGGCTATACCGGCGGGGGCTTCAAGCTCCTGGTAGATCTAATCAAGCCGGGCAGGTTGCAGGTGAGGGGTCAGACAAAAGGCAGTACTTTAATAAATGAAGAGTTCTATTCCAAAACGCTATAACAGCATTTAAAAGCCATTTCCTTTTTCATGACTAACATAACCATGACTGCAGAACCGTATACTGTATATCACACCCTTCTCATGCATGCCTCAACACCCTAGCACTTGTTttctgcgcacacacacacctgactgcAGCACTTTATATATTCACATTTCTCATGCATTCCTCAATACTCACAACTCCTCACACCACATTTTCATCAACATGGAACTGCTTACTTTCCACTCCTTTTATACCCAGCACATGGCACCTCCATCCCCAcccaacatacacacacacacttcactgCCAACCAACCACTATACCCAGCCTAAAACACACATACTCACTCCACTGCCATCACTGTTCAATTTCGAATATTTTTGGAAACGAATATATAGCGTTTTGGAAAagagctttttaaattttaatgatctTCTTTGGCTTAATTTTTCCAGATTCCTGCTTGCCCAGTAACTCTGATTGACTTCTCTTCAGCAAAGTCAAAAAAACGAAAGCTTGAGTGTTCCATTGATGGCTGCACAAGTACACAAAAGGTTGGGAAATCACTTCCATGCCCAAGAGTGCAGAGAGATTCAGAGACATACTGTAGGTTTTTTGAGAGTTTAAGCAAAAACTGTCCAAGGAGTGCAGCACTGATGTCTAGGGAACCTTACCACAAAGAATTTGTCCCCCAGTCTAGCATGCTTCCTAAAACTGTGCCTGAGTACAGAACACCAGAGACACTGCAGCTCCCCCCCAAAGACCTTGAAGAGCTATGCCTGGACTTCCAGCTTGAAGAGCTCACCCTGTCCCAAGTCCAGGCTGTAGAGAGGGCGACTCGAAGTCAGAGTGCAAGCAGTATTTGGTTTAGGCAAAGAGCTGGACGCGTAACTGCCTCTAAGCTGAAACAAGTTCTTAAGACCAACCCCCAGCAACCATCAAAGAGCTTGATCAAGGCCATATGCTATCCAGAGGCATATAGGTTCACCACAGCTGCTACAAGGTATTTAGGGTTTGATGTAGGGTAAGGCAGAGTTAAGATTTGGGGTATGAAACTGTCCATAACTGTAACTAAAAAAGTGTTATGAAGATGGAGGTTAGTTATAGGCTTATACGGCTAGGGTTATACAGGGTAAGAACTAAGTATAGTTTAGGGTAATGGCATATTGTATAATACATCACTTTACTGTTTTACACATCCAATACTAAGTAATAATTTCCTTTTCATGTTTGGCATGTGTACTGTTTATAGTTATGGATGCAAACATGAAGCACCACCCAGAGGAGCATATGAGAAGCTTATGAGCCAGGAGCATGCAGGCTTCTCATGTATGGACAGCGGTCTCTGGCTGAACCCCAAGTGGCCATACATGGGGTCCTCCCCTGATGGGATAGTCACTTGTGACTGTCATGGAACTGGCATCTGCGAGATTAAGGTATTGACTCTGTTGTAGTCAAGGCCATAGGTGTGACATCTTTCCATAAGAATCAGTGAACTGAGTAAAAATGCAGGAAATACCTTTTCTAATTTCTAATCTATTGTTcaattaagataagatgaggcTTTATTGTCTGTGTCAAATAGACATTTGTTTTGGGCAATGAGAGATTATGATAACACAGACCACACCCATCATCTTTGCTTCTTCACTGTTTCATCAGATAAATCTTGATTGTTGTTCTCATCACTGTGATTTTAGTGCCCACACTCTCAGAAAGATGCGGTCAACCTGCGCATGCGTGCTGGGGAGAAGGGCTTCTGCCTCATCAGTGACGGGGATAATGTCACACTGGACCCAACTCATGACTACTATTACCAAATTCAGGCACAGCTTCACATTGCAAATGCAGAGTACtgtgactttgttgtgtggAACCGCAATGACATATTTGTTGAAAGGATTTTGCCTGACCTTGAGTTTTGGGATGATGCGATTCCTAAAGTTGAGTGTTTTTTTAGAAACAGTATACTCCCAGAAATACTGGGACAGCAAGTTACAAACATACATGTGTAATGTGATAAAAGGACGACAACATAATGACATTTTGAATATTGTTATGACCTGATGGTAGTCATTATGAGTTCTGGCTATTGTATTTGCTCTGACGTAGCATTAGAGCACAAAttgtcatttaattttattgtacATTTAATTGTGTCATTTAAGTGTTGTGTAACACTACACAATGATTAAATGCTATTGAGGCAGCATAATAATACATTGGTGGTTTATTTACAAGATTAgacttttaaacaaataaacaaaatagatTGCAATCCATCTCACAGTATAATACTGTACAAACTGCCAGCACAATATGACAGTTggagaaaaatatttcatttgaaaacatttacaGACTAATCAGGAGTCAGGACTTAGGTACTACTATTACTCTACCCTGTTCTACTTATCACCAGAGCCAAGCAGCAGATACTGGACACTACTCTTCCTCTCCACCCCCTTCTGTGAGCCGTGACAGTGACaagacatttaattttttttaactgattgaTTACCACCCACCCCCCTTACTCCAGTGGGACAACAGACTCGGAGAGATTTGATAAGGCACAACAAATTACCCCAATCTTGTCGATCAATGCATGTGTCTCACCTGGCTTTGTGGACATGTTCTCTATTGGCATAGCCCTGCTCTGCAGAATTTGATATTTCCTCCTGACTAAACCTATGACTCGCTCAACATGGATACGCAAATTGGCTATTTTCCTTGTCTCTGCCACTTCATAGGCTGACAGCTGTTTTCTCCCTTTAGTGAATGCCGGTGTCTGTAGTGAAGCACAGTAAAACCCCACATTATCGCCAATATTGAATCCACGATCTGCAGGGACAATATCTCCAGGTAACAAGTTCTTTAGGAGGCCACTCTCTATTGTGATCTGCTTATCGCTAACTCTCCCTCCCCAGGCAGAAGATATGTAAGTGACGTAGCCTTGGGGGGCAACACCAATCAAAAATTTTACAGTGTGATGGTGCTTGTAGTTGGACCAAGTTTGAGCTTGTGCAAGAAGATTAGATGGTCTCTCAATAAAGACTTCAAAGCAATCAACAATCACAGCCACTTTACATCCAAATGCCTGTCTGAAACTCAGTGGCATCGTAGCTTGAAGAACATGTCGCTCTGGCCACTCAATTAGGAACTCTAACCTTTTATGAAGTATGTCAATTACTTTATGCCAAACTCTAGAAGCAGTGGACAGAGAAATATTGAACCTGAAAGCTAAATCTTTCAGGGGCAGATTTAGTCTCAGCCTCAGCAAAACTAGTATGAATTGTTCAAATTTGGACAACAAAGACATAGGTCCCGAGGTGATATAGGGCTCGCACAGTTCAAAAATCTGAATTAAAACTAAGAAGTTGGGGAGCCCTGTGTAGAACTTTgtcttgtcttcatttttttcaaaagcctCCTGGCTGAACTGTGTGTCCAGAGCCTTGCTCCGAAGATCAACCAGCTCTGCTGTGTTCTGTCTCAAAACATCCTCCATCTTCTCGATGTCATCCATCGTCAGCTCTGTCTGGCATCCAGCATCCGCACAGCCTGCAATATAACAGTGGGGGAGCATAATCAGCATAATAGAGGCAACCTcaatttttactcattttcactGTAGGAGTTTTTTAGTGGGCTATTAGAATCTGGTGTAATGTGTTTAATTCGCTatgttaatttaatgtaattattttttttaatcaacaaaaaaacatgttgcgtctaaacaaaaaatatatttatatgtttctCACCACAGAAACCTTACATTACGGATATCTTTACTTATCTGTGAAAGGAGACTGTCTGGAATCTGGCAATATAAGAACCATAGCAGTGTACAAAAACCTGTGGTGTGTGCCTGACGGTAATAAgtgccactttttctttttttctgaataaaatggTATGGATTTACTCTGTGATtaaaaaatcacaaacatgTAATATGTAACTTGGACCATAATCATTACAGATAAtggcatctttttctctttgacatgattcttgtttgttttacatctcaGCACAATATCTTACCTGGATAAGTGAATGTCTCATTCACACTGAAGTCTTCTGGTTGTGGATTCTCAGCTGGAAGCTGCAGTTCGGGGTTCTCCACTGTCACTAGGCTCAAATCCGGGCTCTCAGCCGTCTGTTGCATATCCAAAATCGCCTCTGCACATCGATGCTGTTCTGCCTTAagcttcattcttttctctcgTTTGAGAACTGATTCCGATCTGGGTTTTCGTTCGTAGCCGAGATTGACCGTCGGAGCCCAGTCCTCCGACTCTTCATCATCCAAAGCACTTGGGCAGCCTATAGTCCCAATCAAGTCAATATTAGACTACTAACTTAAAAGCACTAAGTAAACGAGAATTTAACGACAACCTAATGCTAATAAGTTCGTTTGCAAAcataacattacctctgaagaaGTGGTCGCTGCAGACACGGGCATTGGCAGACTCTGCTCCTCCCGACTGTAAACgtaaatttaaaatccattttttcctacgtttttcggttagaattttccatttttctcctcttcgttGGGCTATTTTTGGTACCCTAAAATACCGTTTATCAGTTTCTCTGGTCGACCTACTGGAGCATCCgtaaacacaacaggacatAGGCATTTTGcgtactgtctgtctgtgattttGCGCTTATCTTTTTCACTTCCGACCGCCAGTCAAATTTCGCGCTTTACGTCGACGTCACGTCTACGTCAAATGAAACCTAGCTATTAGCCGGGGACTCATAAGGCCAGCGTTCTCAATCTCTCTTCGCCAGATTCTCTGCTAACATCAGTCAGTGCAGGCCACCACCATAATTCCCTACGTGTTTTTGTGAATCACCTTGCCTCactatatgtttgttttttgtgcgccTCTTCTTAGCTACACCTAACTGTCAACCCCTGTCGAAGAGCTTCTACTTGGATGCTGGACCTTCTGGCAGTCCCTCAGGCTATTACCAAAATTACCTacctgcctctctgcctccacGCCAGGAGTTTTTTGGATTTACACACCCGGACTACTCACCCCTCTATGTCATCTCCGACCTCCGTTGGCAAGTACGCAGTACGAAGGAGGATTCTGAGCCAACAATATATTCATATGCCTCCTTATCTGTGTTTTGAACATTTGCATTCTGTTACAGTGACCCCGACCTTTTCCTGGACCCTATGTGACTTGCTTTCCAGTCCAATCCCTGGAATAGCTGTCCTCTCTGACCCGGACCAGATCGTTACTTAGTTTAACGTCTACTCTCACCTTTTGTTTATGAAtattttgtgtaaatgtaaCACCCCTTTCAACACTTGGGATACAGATTTAAATGGTCACCTGTGTGTTGGGCCAATAGCTGAGGTTCGACTACTGGAGCAGTGGATGACTAATGAAACGCTCTGAGAACTTGGTTTGATCAATTTGTATTGACAATTAAAGAATCTTACATACatacaatgaaaacaataacagtACATGAAAGGAAAAATTGGGCCCAAGTCatggaaaataataaacaaaacacacacaaccccgGGGGGGATTTGACTCAGTCTCTCTCTCGTGTCAGCCGACACCCTTAAGTGTGAGTCCAGCAATGAGGATTCTCCTTGCAGGGTGTGCAAAGGAGGAATGAGGTGCAAATCTATCCTACCACTTAAGTAGAGTTTGTACAGTTCACAGTTCGTCCAAAGAATTTAGTTCTCTTCCTAGAGCAATCATCTCAAGGATCCTGGAAGGGTGGCTCGCCATCTTTGGACTGGATCATCACTGAACTGTACTCCCAAgtaaaaaaacctgacctgtaTAACACAGTCAGAATAACATTCAAAAATCTATATTTAGTCATTTAGACATATATCCTTTCTTATGTTTCGTTCATACATACTAACAAATTTGTATTTTACCTTTCCAGTATACAGAAAGAACGACAGAATATTCCAAAACATAGACAATGATAACTTCTTACCAAAGTAACCAATAAAATGGGCTCTCCTGGAGCTTCAAAATGGCGATGGTGAAGCGTTGTAGCACAACTACAAAGAAACATAACCccattttctttaaactgtattCACCTCACAATGAACACAATTAAGGATTGATATAGGAACATATCAACATCTACAGCATACATATGACTTACAATCTTTACATGCATCGTCATAGGAAGCTAACAAACTCTAACATACAGTATAATCCTCACAATCACACATGTACAGCCACATGGCTAATAGCAATAGCCGCGATAGCCGCTAGCATGTCATCGTTAGTGGCTTAAACTCACAATATTCTTGTTCACAACAAATTAACTCACCCAGAAGAATCCGAGCAGTAACAAACTCCTTTCTGGTTAACAACAATTTCCAGATAGTTTATTTCCACCGTACAATCcgactgaataaaaacaaccacGCTTTTCACTTGGAaaaaactgacttttcttcctctccctctctcctgatATCCGTAGCTGCTATGCAGTGAACGGCAGGAGGCGGTACTTCCCCCTGTATACTTCAAGGACCATCAGGACATTATAGACATCTTCTATTTTATTAATTCTcaacaaaataatttaactTAATAAAACTTAACAGTGAACTCAAAATACTAACATCACTCATAACACACTAAAACCCTTAGTAACTCTCCAGGGTTacataaacattaaacattattctTAAAACATACTTACGAGCTGTTCGGCGTTTTGCGTTTGAGTCCTGTCACTCGTCTGAAACGGTCTCGGCCGTAACAGTAGAATCTGGCCAGCAGTTATGGACTCAGCAGACGCGGAACGGTCAGCCATTCAGAGGCAGGGGGCGATATTAGGAAGTCATGAACAATCTATTCAGTTCCTGTTAGCCCAGCAGCAGACTCTTAGAGATGGCCAAAGTAAAATACTGGAGTCCCTCCAGGCTCTACAAGCGGATATTTCTACTGCTGCTGGTTCCGCCTCGGGCCCCGCGGGCCAAGACTCCGGTACACCAGCTCCTCTGCCTCAACCTGTTGCCGTTGCATCTCCACCTACATCAGCTTTCCGTGATGCTACGTCCCCGGAGCCCGAACCATTTTCAGGGGATCCAGGGAGTTGTAGCGGGTTTTTGCTTCAGGTCGACCTTGTTTTCGGTCGTTCTCCACGCACATTTATTGCGGATTCTAATAAGATATCTTAAAACCGGTTGGCCTGACGACGCTCTGCGTGGGGTGTTTTTCCGGGCATTGAACGAGGGTATGAAAGACCAGCTTGCCTCCCGTGATGAGCCAAAATCTTTTGAGGAACTAGCGTCCCTCTCCCTTCGCATTGACAACAGGTTGCGTGACAGGGAGAGGGACAGGAACTACAAATCCCAGCGCCGTTTACCGCGCTCGTTTCCGGGTACGTCACCGTCGCCGCCTCCGACTGTGGACTCGCATGAGTTTGTCGCCTCGGCTTACGTCACTAATCCCGAGCCGGAGCCTATGCAGATTGGCCGGTCACGGTTGACACCGGAGGAGAGGGAGCGGCGGCGTCGGGCTCATGCCTGTTTTTACTGTGGCTCGCTGGAACACTTGATTGCTGCATGCCCGAAGGAGGGAAAAGGTGTCGCCCGCCGGTAGAATCGGGGATACGGGTGGGCGGTTCGAATTCTGGTCAGAAACCCCGTTTACAACTCCCTGTCACCTTGGAGATGCTACAGATTACTCATTCGTGCACAGCCTTATTAGATTCTGGTTCTGAACAGAATTTAATCAGTCTCGATCTCGCTGAACGATTAGGCGTTCCGCTCGTGCGCCTTGAGCCGCCCATTCCAGTTAGAGCGATTAATAACCAGGTTTTCACTAAAATTTCTTTTCACACTGGTCCAGTGTCACTGTGCACTTCGGGGAATCATAGGGAGAAACTCACCTTTTTTGTCCTCGATTCACCTGATTCTCCGCTCACTTTGGGTTATACCTGGCTGTGCTTACACAATCCGCACTTGGATTGGGAGGGGCAAAGGGTTGTCAGCTGGAGCCCTTTTTGCCACTCAAATTGTCTGACTTCCGCCCGTTTTCCCGGCCCGGGGGAGGCTACGGGGACTGACGAATATGTCCCCGATCTCTCCGGGGTGCCGCCTGAGTATCATGATTTGCGGGAAGTATTCAGTAAGATCAAAGCGTAGTCTCTACCGCCCCATCGTCCTTATGACTGTGCGATTGATTTGCTCCCCGGAGCGTCCCTGCCCAAGAGCCGGTTATATAGTATCTCTAGGCCAGAACGTGCTGCGATGGAGGAGTATATTAGGGATTCACTAGCGGCTGGGTTAATCCGTCCGTCTTCATCCCCCGTGGcggctgggtttttttttttgtagacaaGAAGGATGGGTCTCTTCGGCCGTGTATTGATTTCAGGGGCTTGAATGACGTCACTATTAAAAATAAGTATCCCTTGCCACTCATTAGCTCCGCTGTTGAATCGCTACAGGGTGCCACGGTGTTCACTAAGTTAGATCTTCGCAATGCTTATCATTTGGTGCGAATCCGTCAGGGTGACGAGTGGAAGACCGCGTTTAATACCCCCTGGGCCATTTCGAGTATCTCGTTATGCCTTTCGGTTTAACGAACGCTCCAGCGGTGTTTCAGGCCCTAATAAATGATGTCCTACGGGATTTCATCGACCGTTTTGTGTTCGTCTATTTAGATGACATTCTTATTTTTTCTAAAACTTTGGCTGAGCATCATTCACATGTCCGAGCTGTCCTTCAACGCCTCTTGGAAAACAGACTGTATGCCAAGGCTGAGAAATGTGAGTTTCATTTGACATCGGTCTCTTTCCTGGGATACATTTTGGCAGGGGGGCAGGTGAAGACGGATCCGGCTAAGGTGAAGGCGGTCACGGACTGGCCTGTGCCTTCTACTCGCAAGCAACTCCAGGGGTTTTTGGGATTTGCGAATTTCTATCGTCGGTTCATAAGGAACTACAGTCTGGTGGCGGCTCCGCTTACACGCCTTACCTCTACGAAGCTTCCGTTCGGCTGGTCCGCCGAAGCAGACGGCGCGTTCACGAAACTGAAACATCTGTTTTCTACTGCGCCCGTCCTCGCTCAACCCGACCCGTCTAAGGCTTTTATTgtggaggtggatgcttctGATGTGGGGGTGGGGGCTGTGCTTTCACAACGTGCCGGCCCCTCCTCTAAGCTGCGACCGTGCGCTTTTTTTTCTCGGCGGCTTTCACCAGCGGAACGGAACTATGATGTGGGGGACCGGGAACTGCTTGCCGTTAAGT
This genomic interval carries:
- the LOC113018276 gene encoding uncharacterized protein LOC113018276, which codes for MKLKAEQHRCAEAILDMQQTAESPDLSLVTVENPELQLPAENPQPEDFSVNETFTYPGCADAGCQTELTMDDIEKMEDVLRQNTAELVDLRSKALDTQFSQEAFEKNEDKTKFYTGLPNFLVLIQIFELCEPYITSGPMSLLSKFEQFILVLLRLRLNLPLKDLAFRFNISLSTASRVWHKVIDILHKRLEFLIEWPERHVLQATMPLSFRQAFGCKVAVIVDCFEVFIERPSNLLAQAQTWSNYKHHHTVKFLIGVAPQGYVTYISSAWGGRVSDKQITIESGLLKNLLPGDIVPADRGFNIGDNVGFYCASLQTPAFTKGRKQLSAYEVAETRKIANLRIHVERVIGLVRRKYQILQSRAMPIENMSTKPGETHALIDKIGKGVERKSSVQYLLLGSGDK
- the LOC113018275 gene encoding uncharacterized protein LOC113018275, which translates into the protein MDTVWCLQGLSESCSHVGAVLFAVEAGVKMRATCTSEQCKWLMPSHVKKIPACPVTLIDFSSAKSKKRKLECSIDGCTSTQKVGKSLPCPRVQRDSETYCRFFESLSKNCPRSAALMSREPYHKEFVPQSSMLPKTVPEYRTPETLQLPPKDLEELCLDFQLEELTLSQVQAVERATRSQSASSIWFRQRAGRVTASKLKQVLKTNPQQPSKSLIKAICYPEAYRFTTAATSYGCKHEAPPRGAYEKLMSQEHAGFSCMDSGLWLNPKWPYMGSSPDGIVTCDCHGTGICEIKCPHSQKDAVNLRMRAGEKGFCLISDGDNVTLDPTHDYYYQIQAQLHIANAEYCDFVVWNRNDIFVERILPDLEFWDDAIPKVECFFRNSILPEILGQQVTNIHV